A genomic stretch from Clavelina lepadiformis chromosome 5, kaClaLepa1.1, whole genome shotgun sequence includes:
- the LOC143458875 gene encoding uncharacterized protein LOC143458875 isoform X2, translated as MVLRNASGTVVFPTTEECDNNTVLPDTREWEIPLKAGELAFLRFTETAINCLDGWQVLKTNGKQTDICGQNKPRNYFSRQTVIVSMTRSSKSCNTTKMAFIYFRFELHLTLSSHHVELGQPVHFFVGLTGDLSLKNYIDCRIEYKGNITVPAKISVSTSTLSTQHFFQYPESYLIRAKCDGREKHISFKTSDMNLNVECDLSPSSLQISQNDLSITFLNSVELVFRHRYCFPISYSLLFDDVIIAHQQTERVLNEAKFMLKLFEEVSFKVNSSMQQLLGPGIHNVTLLLQNNVSTAMYFTKVTFNDEIKDFKLMVKEYVGFHPHYFIINATVSEGAPISLSVQIKSTESNLSHFIGSLVCPRDCHSMVVKANLSQPGIYKVEAIAVNNISQSSSRALIEALPQIYNVFISSLKPIPSYSRNYVYAFVRGDIGDYVMTIYLQGRPENHSFTISKLEYDHKDLPSLPFDAKSYKLIKVERVLYHIGMQQVTGFIRNSRQSFPFVGWVDVLETSSCLEDLRIRDGNYQGGFENPLKIFDYLTFSVDFKFTCKNMSEVRYKWLVFPVATDMDMATYTYEVEFEKESFEPELIIRADTLSPGLYVIKVKVTSENVTSDVLEGKLKDYTLIEITKKKLHFVILGGNVLPTDNNVTILRFESSIDYNKYHRHVSYNWFCSIKQEELPTRTVMGKIQRKDSCFDWHTLWVTSGHVMEISMNELRQSEHYYIRLIVSGPHYDATYADQKVVVQARRAPIVNLKCWSNCEKYFSHHLSIILQLECDDCLRRQWTLSPNSGLQLPLCDDQEFCKLNASLLTQSSNITGTGYNIHGENSSVTIFLNALSSHSGGSCIILPRMGSAYTTKFNVTCAGYMESKYQLIYKFFLQDKGHRYLLQYGFDPVLYDIILPPGRSSNDVTIVIEICTPDQSCVEENLSVTVVDNYDVNDDVINELDAALLSNNLQKIAQFVLVLSTTNKLNQSKRKEIVSKMAEYPMLSLEPVKQVADVISHVTNNPKLLEETQLQDVQDILDRVESFVPFSASRYDDVNSIVRSCMTTTSQLMRLVRFYPFKNEENMRMNRLGKLLMASLTPGKEAISFETKSVEGRMFKLNNHVTNPFDANTSFVQLSNLQSLITDDVINIEIFRYNSTSANFSPFDLKVDSVTSVSITTGWRDELPISKEIAKNLKLEFSLPQQPDKSKIWLRVKSECDGSACRSTAIGSAFIDVEGDLRGAMEATILNIVVGNYEGRVNKLKMFLTLVGQDITMARKEFDKEETHYRWTTKAPFVGFGSYNITIRADLGPGYYRAGTITSAVFSVWALQCLYWFDANNGWKDSLCKAHEDTVSGTVVCQCGHYPVTRVVWTQGHKRSTDDFTRTPSLLASKLLVFPNKLDYNEISSNMWQRFLENPIVFSMLFVLYSLYGLGLIWARSKDRQVEAEDLCVEVPDNSPFDKYRYIVTIFTGSRRNSGTSAVVCLRLVGNMATSSAHVIQHHTKILNRGSVKSFLITTSECLGDITAIRLWHDNGGHSPEWFLQRVVVRDLEKNNCWFFLCNRWFKHVIDHVVPAARTKDLHNTRTLFPLRLENHLRDRYLWYAFYGMRPWQRHVMGRIEMLSCCLMITLMIMLTALMFHGNNHAQQGLLLAVGNYTFQWWHVAVGIESALLSSPATFLITTMFRRSQRPHKSLLTDSKSVDDEESNVNDEQNPVSHHPSVADGSKEENLKLELFHQQLPVENKTRLRVKPNRETSFVEVAETSQHVVSEDRRVHHHQPKEATGKMNQKERRKLKKESPKKQHHNERKIHHRLKPYDKSRAFEVAGTSQQVLNEEHRVHHHRRKESNKELDQKVRRKLNKESPKKQHRGESKIHHKERLKWVKELLLQKQHRGESKSHRGVKPHGENPAIEVAGTSQQVLSEKHQVHHHQRKESNDDLDQKVRRKLNKESPKKDHRGESKILSKVKHHGEAPAIEVADTSRHVLSEERRVNHHQHKGESDEINRKPRQKLVKEFPKKQHRGESKSSKSHQGVKPHGENPPFKVADTSRHVLNEKHQVHHHQKKEINDELGQKERLKWVKELLLHEDHHDENKIQLGAKAHGKNPAIEVAVTSRHLLSEDGRFHHHRLKKTTENMDPKERRKLKKESLKKDHRAERKSHRGVKPHGENHANTVAHISQHVLSEKHQVIHHQKKEINDELDQKERLKWVKELLLHEDHHDENKIQLGAKAHGKNPAIEVADTSRHLLSEDGRVHHHQRKKTTENMDPKERRKLKKESLKKQRRGESKNPGVKPHGETPANTVAQTSQHVLNEKHQVIHHQNKEMNDELDQKERLKWMIELLLHEDHHDENKSHQGVKPHGETPAFEVVHTSQRVLSEKHQVHHHQRKESNDELDQKERRKLKKESSMKDHRGESKILSKVKHHGKAPAIEVAEPRQKLVKEFLKKQHRGEKSHQGVKPHGENPPFKVAETSRHVLSEERRVNHHQRKEASDEMDHKPRLKLVKEFPKKQHRGEKSPKSHQGLKPHGANPAFEVAETSRHDLSEDRRVYHHQRKEANAKMDKKERGKLKKEFLNKHLRGDSDGFRRKSHQTGKRHHKHSIIVTKTARHVSSEGHSKHDAISQPQPSTGRVRFEEESSDDLKPPMRKIFLSSIVRDKDQPSTSSAAFVTSLSMPPRSSSIVMTSSQEPSTSSFVGMTSSQVPSTSSFVGMTSSQEPSTSSFVTEQVTPSARSHLAGQRVAVSGTGAHRGIAFVENDPNTGDSRVLPHFFIYIAWILLVATVLTSTVLCALYGMSYGIETCKEWLVSVSVAFLQSVIILEPLKEVLIAYVKVVNNPKLDLRDWIPPLPPSVTPRSHSGDCDAIKRRQDEERSRNRIYRPPSQLRLEITLQDIEEKIRTKRKIKNISLHLIFLVLLFIVTFGQTDRNSFQFGKTVQNMLLDGHRKMSSANDVYNWVEFSLADKFSIGRLTHFPDNQLVILTPPTLRQKRVIKGTSCVHSDSAFKYGLSDTNQCKLHYENQFQEKRNHGPTWSRPPTHATKPSHDVYESCWKYSTANTSWLSSYIGDLALFYNPGGYYVTISKLANETRDQVHYLRRFGWIDGYTRFLMLETVLYNVPHRIYCVTMVAIEISNTGNYVVKPQLMFMRSHHVERAWDVAVQVALYGILVLVVYHLVEVASGFLEEGFHFLKNLWNVLLLIILMTSTLVVGLYLSRVTYTDQAFQAYRNNMKSFHLYHMAAFTDYLTKCLLSICTFFTMLYTVKVMEGHPIFDLMHATIHRAKLEVLGLSLYNLHIFPLHRILPCWVGAFWKKQRFQQCEQSYAICRGLFHGSVYVNKPSSCLSNQRKHFPPVNFVHFHKNIREFFCCGFGKHLPRVEVAQT; from the exons ATGGTTCTTAGAAATGCAAGTGGAACAGTTGTTTTTCCAACCACAGAGGAATGTGATAACAACACCGTGTTGCCTGATACTAGGGAGTGGGAAATTCCATTGAAGGCGGGAGAGCTTGCATTTTTGAGATTTACAGAAACTGCTATCAA CTGTTTAGATGGATGGCAAGTGCTTAAAACTAATGGGAAACAAACAGATATTTGTGGTCAGAATAAACCTCGAAACTACTTTTCCAGACAAACCGTTATTGTTTCCATGACAAGATCTTCAAAAAGCTGCAATACAACCAAGATGGCTTTTATATATTTTCGATTTG AACTTCATCTAACTCTGAGCAGCCATCACGTCGAACTTGGGCAACcagttcatttttttgttggacTAACTGGAGACTTAAGCTTGAAAAATTATATAGATTGTCGGATAGAATACAAGGGAAACATCACCGTTCCAGCAAAAATAAGTGTTTCAACATCAACCTTATCTacacaacatttttttcaatatcCTGAAAGCTATTTGATACGTGCAAAATGTGATGGCCGTGAAAAAcacatttcatttaaaacatcGGATATGAATCTTAATGTGGAATGTGACTTGTCCCCTTCATCATTACAAATATCTCAAAACGACTTGAGCATAACATTTTTGAACTCGGTTGAACTTGTATTTCGCCACAGATATTGTTTTCCTATTTCATACTCGCTATTGTTCGATGATGTCATCATAGCACATCAACAGACAGAGCGAGTTCTGAATGAAgcaaaatttatgttaaagTTATTTGAAGAAGTcagttttaaagttaattcatCAATGCAGCAATTACTTGGACCAGGGATACATAATGTCACTttattgttacaaaacaatgtcTCTACAGCGATGTATTTCACAAAAGTCACTTTTAATGATGAAATCAAAGACTTTAAACTGATGGTTAAAGAATATGTCGGTTTTCATCCCCATTATTTCATAATAAATGCGACGGTGAGTGAAGGAGCTCCAATAAGTCTTTCAGTCCAAATCAAATCGACTGAAAGCAACTTGTCACACTTCATTGGTTCTTTAGTTTGTCCTCGTGATTGTCATTCAATGGTGGTGAAGGCAAATTTATCACAACCAGGAATATACAAAGTTGAGGCTATTGCTGTCAATAACATCTCTCAATCATCGTCACGGGCACTCATAGAAGCATTACCACAGATATATAACGTGTTTATTTCGTCACTGAAACCTATCCCTAGCTACAGCAGAAATTACGTCTATGCATTTGTCAGAGGTGACATTGGTGATTACGTGATGACAATATATTTACAAGGACGACCAGAAAACCACAGTTTCACCATCTCCAAGTTGGAATATGATCACAAAGATCTGCCCAGTCTTCCATTTGATGCAAAATCTTACAAATTGATCAAAGTTGAACGAGTTTTATACCACATTGGAATGCAGCAGGTCACTGGTTTTATCAGAAATTCAAGACAATCATTTCCTTTCGTGGGATGGGTTGACGTGTTGGAGACATCATCGTGCTTGGAGGATCTGAGAATTCGTGATGGGAATTATCAAGGGGGGTTTGAAAATCCATTGAAAATCTTTGATTATTTGACCTTCAGTGTGGATTTTAAATTCACCTGCAAGAATATGTCTGAGGTCAGATACAAATGGTTGGTGTTCCCAGTGGCAACAGACATGGACATGGCAACATATACATATGAAGTTGAGTTTGAGAAGGAGTCATTTGAACCAGAACTTATCATCAGAGCTGATACATTATCACCCGGCTTGTATGTCATAAAGGTTAAAGTCACCAGTGAGAATGTGACAAGTGATGTGTTGGAAGGAAAACTCAAAGATTATACTTTGATTGAAATTACCAAGAAAAAGCTACATTTTGTGATCTTAGGAGGAAATGTGCTTCCGACTG ACAACAACGTGACCATCCTGAGATTTGAATCTTCAATTGATTACAACAAATATCATCGACACGTCAGCTACAACTGGTTTTGCTCCATCAAGCAAGAAGAGCTTCCGACAAGGACAGTGATGGGGAAAATACAGAGAAAag ATTCCTGCTTTGATTGGCACACTCTCTGGGTAACCAGTGGTCACGTGATGGAAATATCCATGAATGAACTCAGACAAAGTGAACATTATTACATCCGATTAATCGTATCTGGACCCCATTATGATGCAACGTACGCAGATCAGAAAGTTGTTGTTCAAGCAAGACGAGCCCCGATTGTTAATTTAAA ATGTTGGTCCAATTGTGAGAAGTACTTTTCTCATCACCTGTCAATCATTCTACAATTGGAATGCGATGATTGTTTACGTCGTCAATGGACATTGTCACCAAATTCTGGACTCCAACTGCCACTGTGTGATGATCAGGAGTTTTGCAAACTAAATGCTTCGTTACTTACTCAATCATCAAATATCACAGGAACAG GTTACAATATTCACGGAGAGAACTCCTCAGTGACCATTTTCCTCAACGCTTTATCTTCTCATAGTGGTGGTAGCTGCATTATTTTGCCTCGTATGGGAAGTGCGTATACCACCAAGTTTAATGTCACATGTGCTGGTTACATGGAAAGCAAATACCAACTGATTTACAAGTTTTTCCTCCAAGACAAAG GCCATCGATATCTTCTACAATATGGATTTGATCCAGTTCTCTATGACATCATACTACCACCTGGACGTTCAtctaatgacgtcacaattgtcATTGAAATTTGCACTCCCGACCAATCATGTGTTGAGGAAAATCTCTCCGTCACTGTGGTtgataattatgacgtcaacgatgacgtaataaatgaaCTGGATGCAGCATTGTTAAGTAACAATCTGCAGAAGATTGCTCAGTTTGTTCTCGTCTTATCGACAACCAACAAACTCAACCAATCAAAG aGAAAGGAAATAGTTTCCAAAATGGCGGAATATCCCATGTTGTCGTTGGAGCCAGTGAAACAAGTTGCCGATGTAATAAGCCACGTAACAAACAATCCTAAACTTCTGGAAGAAACTCAATTG CAAGATGTGCAGGATATCCTGGATCGAGTAGAGAGCTTTGTTCCATTTTCTGCCAGTCGATATGATGACGTAAACTCCATTGTGAGGTCATGTATGACTACGACATCACAATTGATGAGACTTGTTCGATTTTATCCTTTCAAG AATGAAGAAAATATGCGAATGAATCGTCTGGGAAAGTTGCTCATGGCATCATTGACTCCTGGTAAGGAGGCGATAtcctttgaaacaaaatctgTCGAAGGAAGAATGTTCAAGTTGAACAATCATGTCACGA aTCCTTTCGACGCTAACACCTCGTTCGTACAACTTTCTAATTTGCAGTCGCTTATAactgatgatgtcatcaatATCGAG atttttcGTTATAACTCAACCTCAGCCAACTTCAGTCCATTTGATCTAAAAGTTGATTCTGTGACGTCAGTCAGCATAACAACAGGCTGGAGGGACGAGCTCCCCATCAGTAAAGAAATAGCAAAGAATCTAAAGTTAGAGTTCAGCCTGCCTCAACAGCCCGATAAGAGCAAGATATGGCTGAGGGTTAAAAGTGAATGTGACGGCTCAGCATGCCGTAGCACTGCCATTGGCTCTGCCTTCATAGACGTTGAGGGAGATTTGCGTGGTGCGATGGAAGCAACGATTCTCAATATTGTAGTGGGAAACTATGAAGGCAGAGTCAATAAGCTTAAAATGTTCCTCACCCTTGTAGGCCAAGATATCACCATGGCTAGAAAGGAGTTTGACAAGGAAG AAACACATTATCGATGGACGACAAAGGCGCCCTTTGTAGGATTTGGATCCTACAATATTACCATTCGTGCTGACCTGGGTCCAGGCTACTACCGTGCCGGAACCATTACATCGGCCGTGTTCTCTGTTTGGGCCTTGCAGTGTCTTTACTGGTTTGATGCCAACAATGGCTGGAAAGACAGCCTCTGCAAG GCTCATGAGGACACGGTTTCCGGCACGGTTGTGTGCCAATGTGGTCACTACCCTGTTACAAGGGTGGTCTGGACCCAGGGTCATAAAAGAAGCACGGATGATTTTACACGGACGCCTTCGCTGCTCGCGTCGAAATTGTTGGTTTTCCCCAACAAACTGGACTACAATGAG ATATCCTCCAACATGTGGCAGCGCTTCTTAGAAAATCCGATTGTTTTCTCCATGTTGTTTGTGCTCTATTCTTTGTATGGACTCGGACTAATATGGGCGAGATCAAAAGACCGGCAAGTGGAGGCAgag GACCTGTGTGTGGAAGTCCCGGACAATAGTCCTTTCGATAAATATCGTTACATCGTGACGATATTTACCGGAAGTCGACGAAATTCTGGAACTTCTGCTGTAGTCTGCCTCCGACTTGTTGGAAATATGGCCACCAGTAGTGCTCATGTCATTCag CACCACACAAAGATTTTGAACAGGGGAAGTGTGAAATCGTTCCTTATCACTACGTCAGAGTGTCTTGGAGACATCACTGCGATTCGCTTGTGGCACGATAATGGCGGACACAGCCCAGAGTG GTTCCTCCAGAGGGTTGTGGTAAGAGATCTGGAGAAAAATAATTGCTGGTTCTTCCTCTGCAACCGCTGGTTCAAGCATGTCATAGACCACGTGGTCCCTGCTGCACGCACCAAAGACCTGCACAACACCAGGACATTGTTCCCCTTGAGGTTGGAAAATCACCTCAGAGACAG ATATCTTTGGTacgcattttatggaatgcgCCCGTGGCAACGTCATGTGATGGGAAGGATAGAAATGTTATCGTGTTGTCTCATGATAACCTTGATGATCATGCTCACCGCGTTAATGTTCCACGGGAACAACCACGCGCAGCAGGGACTGCTCTTAGCCGTCGGTAATTACACTTTTCAGTGGTGGCACGTGGCTGTCG GAATCGAGAGTGCTCTGTTGTCATCTCCAGCAACGTTTCTCATAACAACAATGTTTCGCCGATCGCAACGGCCTCATAAATCATTGCTAACTGACTCCAAAAGTGTCGATGACGAAGAAAGTAATGTAAATGATGAACAAAATCCGGTCTCACATCATCCAAGTGTAGCAGATGGAAGCAAAGAGGAAAATCTGAAATTGGAACTTTTTCATCAACAACTTCCAGTTGAGAATAAAACTCGTCTCAGAGTAAAACCTAATCGAGAAACTAGTTTCGTTGAAGTTGCTGAGACTTCACAACATGTTGTGAGTGAAGACCGTCGagttcatcatcatcaacctAAAGAAGCAACTGGAAAGATGAATCAAAAAGAAAGACGAAAACTGAAGAAAGAATCTCCCAAGAAACAGCATCATAACGAGAGAAAAATCCACCATAGATTGAAACCTTATGATAAAAGCCGTGCCTTTGAAGTAGCTGGGACTTCACAACAAGTTTTGAATGAAGAGCATCGAGTACATCATCATCGACGCAAAGAATCAAACAAAGAGCTGGATCAAAAAGTGAGACGAAAGCTGAATAAAGAATCTCCCAAGAAACAGCATCGTGGCGAGAGCAAAATCCACCATAAGGAGAGACTAAAGTGGGTGAAAGAACTCCTCCTCCAAAAACAACATCGTGGTGAGAGCAAAAGTCATCGGGGAGTAAAGCCGCATGGTGAAAACCCTGCCATTGAAGTTGCTGGGACTTCACAACAAGTTTTGAGTGAAAAGCATCAAGTACATCATCATCAACGCAAAGAATCGAATGATGACCTGGATCAAAAAGTGAGACGAAAGCTGAATAAAGAATCTCCCAAGAAAGATCATCGTGGCGAGAGCAAAATCCTTTCTAAAGTGAAACATCATGGTGAAGCCCCTGCCATTGAAGTTGCTGATACTTCACGGCATGTTTTAAGTGAAGAGCGTCGAGTAAATCATCATCAACACAAAGGAGAAAGTGATGAGATAAATCGAAAACCAAGACAAAAGTTGGTAAAAGAATTTCCCAAGAAACAACATCGTGGCGAGAGTAAAAGTTCTAAAAGTCATCAGGGAGTAAAACCGCATGGTGAAAATCCTCCTTTTAAAGTTGCTGATACTTCACGACATGTTTTGAATGAAAAGCATCAAGTGCATCAtcatcaaaagaaagaaattaatGATGAGCTGGGTCAAAAAGAGAGACTAAAGTGGGTGAAAGAACTTCTCCTCCATGAAGACCATCATGATGAGAACAAAATTCAACTGGGAGCAAAAGCTCATGGTAAAAACCCTGCCATTGAAGTTGCTGTTACTTCACGACATCTTTTAAGTGAAGACGGTCGATTTCATCATCATCGACTcaaaaaaacaactgaaaatATGGATCCGAAAGAGAGAAGAAAGCTGAAGAAAGAATCTCTGAAGAAAGATCATCGTGCCGAGAGGAAAAGTCATCGAGGTGTAAAGCCGCATGGTGAAAATCATGCCAACACAGTTGCTCATATTtcacagcatgttttgagtgAAAAGCATCAAGTAATTCAtcatcaaaagaaagaaattaatGATGAGCTGGATCAAAAAGAGAGATTAAAGTGGGTGAAAGAACTTCTCCTCCATGAAGACCATCATGATGAGAACAAAATTCAACTGGGAGCAAAAGCTCATGGTAAAAACCCTGCCATTGAAGTTGCTGATACTTCACGGCATCTTTTAAGTGAAGACGGTCGagttcatcatcatcaacgcaaaaaaacaactgaaaatATGGATCCGAAAGAGAGAAGAAAGCTGAAGAAAGAATCTCTTAAAAAACAGCGTCGTGGAGAGAGCAAAAATCCGGGTGTAAAGCCGCATGGTGAAACTCCTGCCAACACAGTTGCTCAAACTTCACAGCATGTTTTGAATGAAAAGCATCAGGTAATTCAtcatcaaaacaaagaaatgaatgATGAGCTGGATCAAAAAGAGAGGCTAAAGTGGATGATAGAACTCCTCCTCCATGAAGACCATCATGATGAGAACAAAAGTCATCAGGGTGTAAAACCGCATGGTGAAACTCCTGCCTTTGAAGTTGTTCATACTTCACAGCGTGTTTTGAGTGAAAAGCATCAAGTACATCATCATCAACGCAAAGAATCGAATGATGAGCTGGATCAAAAAGAGAGACGAAAGCTGAAGAAAGAATCTTCCATGAAAGATCATCGTGGTGAGAGCAAAATCCTTTCTAAAGTGAAACATCATGGTAAAGCCCCTGCCATTGAAGTTGCTGAACCAAGACAAAAGTTGGTAAAAGAATTTCTCAAGAAACAACATCGCGGCGAAAAAAGTCATCAGGGAGTAAAACCGCATGGTGAAAATCCTCCTTTTAAAGTTGCTGAAACTTCACGACATGTTTTGAGTGAAGAGCGTCGAGTAAATCATCATCAACGCAAAGAAGCAAGTGATGAGATGGATCATAAACCAAGACTAAAGTTGGTAAAAGAATTTCCCAAGAAACAACATCGTGGCGAAAAAAGTCCTAAAAGTCATCAGGGACTAAAACCGCATGGTGCAAATCCTGCTTTTGAAGTTGCTGAAACTTCACGACATGATTTGAGTGAAGACCGTCGAGTGTATCATCATCAACGCAAAGAAGCGAATGCCAAGATGGATAAAAAAGAGAGAGGAAAGCTGAAGAAAGAGTTTCTTAATAAACACCTTCGGGGTGACAGTGATGGTTTTCGCCGAAAGAGTCATCAAACAGGGAAACGTCACCATAAACATTCCATTATCGTCACTAAAACTGCACGACATGTTTCAAGTGAAGGTCATAGTAAACATGATGCCATCTCCCAGCCTCAACCTTCCACTGGAAGAGTTAGATTTGAAGAGGAAAGTTCAGATGATTTGAAACCTCCAAtgaggaaaatatttttatcatccATTGTTCGCGACAAAGATCAACCAAGTACATCATCAGCAGCTTTTGTGACATCTTTGTCAATGCCACCTAGGTCATCATCTAttgttatgacatcatcacaAGAGCCATCTACATCATCATTTGTTGGTATGACATCATCCCAAGTGCCATCGACATCATCATTTGTTGGTATGACATCATCACAAGAGCCATCTACATCGTCATTTGTTACTGAGCAAGTGACTCCTTCTGCCAG GTCGCACTTAGCTGGTCAGCGGGTGGCAGTGTCAGGCACTGGTGCTCATCGAGGGATTGCTTTCGTCGAGAATGATCCCAACACAGGGGATTCCCGCGTTCTTCCTCACTTCTTCATATACATTGCCTGGATATTACTGGTTGCAACTGTCCTGACATCGACTGTGCTTTGTGCCTTGTATGGAATGTCATATGGCATAGAAACTTGCAAAGAATG GTTGGTTTCTGTATCGGTTGCTTTCCTTCAAAGTGTCATAATTCTGGAACCTCTAAAAGAAGTCTTGATTGCCTACGTCAAGGTGGTGAATAACCCAAAACTCGATCTTCGCGACTGGATTCCACCTTTGCCCCCTTCAG ttACGCCGAGATCTCACAGCGGTGATTGTGACGCAATAAAGAGGAGACAGGACGAGGAGCGGTCAAGGAATCGGATTTATCGTCCTCCTTCTCAGCTAAGACTTGAAATCACGCTCCAGGATATCGAGGaaaaaataagaacaaaaagaaagaTAAAA aaCATATCGCTTCACCTAATATTTTTGGTGCTCTTGTTCATTGTGACGTTTGGACAAACGGACAGGAATTCGTTTCAATTTGGCAAAACTGTGCAGAATATGTTGTTGGATGGACACAGAAAG ATGTCGTCGGCTAATGACGTATATAACTGGGTCGAGTTTTCATTGGCTGACAAGTTCTCGATTGGTCGACTGACGCATTTTCCTGACAACCAATTGGTGATTCTGACGCCACCAACATTACGTCAGAAGCGAgtaattaaag GTACGTCTTGTGTTCACAGCGATTCAGCATTTAAATACGGTTTGTCCGACACGAACCAGTGTAAACTTCACTACGAAAATCAGTTCCAAGAAAAGAGGAATCATGGACCCACCTGGTCCAGACCTCCTACACACGCAACAAAGCCCTCCCATGACGTCTATGAAAG TTGTTGGAAGTATTCGACGGCGAATACGTCATGGTTGAGTAGTTACATCGGTGATCTCGCGCTCTTCTACAATCCAGGCgggtattacgtcacaatttcaaaattagcCAACGAAACACGTGACCAAGTTCATTACTTGAGACGCTTCGGCTGGATTGACGGATACACGAG GTTCCTCATGCTTGAGACAGTCCTATACAACGTCCCACATCGAATATATTGCGTCACTATGGTCGCCATAGAAATATCAAACACTGGCAACTATGTCGTCAAGCCACAATTGATGTTCATGCGAAGTCACCACGTCGA GCGTGCTTGGGACGTGGCGGTCCAGGTTGCCTTATATGGCATTCTTGTCCTGGTGGTGTACCACTTGGTGGAGGTAGCGAGTGGCTTCCTGGAAGAAGGCTTCCACTTTCTCAAGAACTTGTGGAATGTTCTGCTCTTGATAATTCTGATGACGTCAACACTGGTGGTGGGGCTTTACCTTAGCAG AGTGACTTACACGGACCAAGCGTTCCAAGCTTACAGGAATAACATGAAATCTTTCCATCTCTACCACATGGCTGCTTTCACAGATTACCTCACAAAATGCCTTTTGTCCATTTGTACTTTCTTCACAATGCTGTACACCGTCAAG GTCATGGAAGGTCATCCAATTTTTGATCTCATGCACGCCACCATACATAGAGCAAAGCTTGAAGTCCTAGGTCTTTCACTCTACAATCTACATATTTTTCCTCTACATCGCATTCTGCCATGTTG GGTTGGTGCTTTTTGGAAGAAGCAAAGATTTCAGCAGTGTGAGCAAAGCTATGCAATCT GTCGTGGGCTTTTCCATGGAAGCGTTTACGTCAACAAACCTTCTTCGTGCTTATCCAATCAGAGGAAGCATTTTCCTCCTgttaattttgttcattttcataaaaatattcgTGAATTTTTTTGCTGCGGTTTTGGAAAACACCTTCCGAGAGTTGAAGTTGCTCAGACGTGA